The Phaeodactylum tricornutum CCAP 1055/1 chromosome 2, whole genome shotgun sequence DNA window AAAGTCGCTCCATTGTATATTTAACTCATATATAGATAGCCTTATACTGAGTTTATTTCTTCATCCTACGGTGACGCCCACTGTAAGTAACAAGAGTATTTGACAAGCAAAAGACATCGGAGTAAATACAGCAGGCGTGAAGTGTGTCGCATAATTTCGGAAAACCCAAGAGATCGGTTTGTACATGACAATTCAGTCGTCTTGTCTGGCTGGCTGTCCCGTGATCCTTATGTTAGACTTCTTTTCTTTACACTTCATTTCATCAACTGCCAGCCTCCTCTACAGTAAAGCTAGGAGGttcgctttcttcttccagtaCAATTGCTGTGAGTTTATCTATTGTTGACAATCGCGCTTGTTGGAAATCTGCGAATCGCAGAATGCTTCTTTCACTCTACCGACACAGGCTCTTTAGTCATGTCGGCAAGGTAGCTCGTTGTAGTGCCGTTCTCTTGCCGTGGGCTGAGAAGCTTGAacaagaaattctgcacCCAGTATTTCATTTGCGCCTCTATTCGCAGTCTATCTTGCTAAGCTTTCCAGTTCGTAGGCGCCGCAGGCAGGTAGAGAGAGCGATCGAAGACAACGATAATGCAGACGAGAGTCCAGACACGACTGCATCCGAAATTGCTCAAACAGAATTCGATCGAGCTGCTTCCTTCCTCGTGAATAAGGTGTACAAGGCCCTAAAACCTATGGTGCCTCTTAACGACAacttctttctttctcgCGGAGAGGACACTGCGATGGGGGAATACATTATGATTGATCTAGGAGCTGCTGACGGCCAGTACAATATTCAGGTGGACAATGAACAGCAACTGCTGCTTATGCAAACTCCAATATCTGGGCAAACGCAATACgtgttttcgaaacgaagCGGAGACTGGATAAGCGTTGACGACGGTCATATTTTTGAAGGATTGCTTGTTCGGGACCTTATCCGGCAGTGCAGAGGAGTTCCAAAATTGTAGGAGATACTTTCTTTTACATATCAAAATCATATTACTGAGTTCATTAGTGACTAGCTTGCGCAGTGTATGGAAACTCGTAGGCAGATCTCAGCATGGCAACTCGCCAGCGAAGCTGCTTTTCGGGTCCACCGTTTAACCATCCTTCAAAAACGGCAACCGCAAGGTCCGTGACCGTTTCCTTGTCGTCGGGCGAATTGGCGTGCTTGGCGGTCGAGAACGTGTATGAAACCTCACATAAGACATCGATCTGGGCTGCGACCGGAATGTCTTTTTTTAAGGTCTCGCTCGCTTCAAATTCTTCATGCTCTccgatttctttgtttttATCTTCGACAATCATAACCCGAGCATCCAATAATGCAACTCCTCCGACTCGGCAAGACCCTTCTTCGTATACTTTCCGTTCTGGATCCAGAAGCATTCCCAGTAGACCAAACTTTGTGACATAATATGAGGCACTAAACGACTGCGGCGTAGACATTTTCCACAGTTGCCCCTCCAGAGATTGTGGATCAGATTCAGCACGTTTCCGCCACTGGTTGGTTCCCAAGAGTGCTTCACTCAGAGACGTCATGTCCCCGGAAATATCCACTTTCAGTTCCGTCTCCGATTgcttttcaatttcgtcaaggtttttcttttcttcctcgctTGCTCGCGTTTGGTTTCTTAACGTCTCTGTTGTATCAAAGAAATTCTCCAAAGCAGGTCCTACAGCATTCAAAAACTGTTTCGAATCGAAACTGTAATCGGACCACAGCGGGTTCTGTAGATTGTGGAATAAAGCAAACGACAAGACGCTTCCATTATTCGCATTCATTAGCACATCGTTGTTGATAACTTTGTCTTCGGTAGCagcttcaaaagcttccCGACTCTGCTCGTCGACGACAGACGACCATACACCTTGCATCGCCGAGCCCAAGCGTTCCAGAAGCGACGGCATGGGCAACAACAATTTTGGTGATGCTTCCATCCTCAGCCGATCGTTAATCGAACAAAGTATACGAGTAGGCCGCATGGCAATCAAAATTGTACCAAAAGCATACGGTTCTATGTTGTGCAGTCTTACTCTGTCCACCTCTTCGCCCGTCACAGAAATCAACTTGTTGCCGCCGAGTCAGGATTAATGTAAGTAGCGTCGATCTGGTTTTGTCGACGACACGGACCAGAATTCCGATAATATTCTATTCAATAACCGTATACCTAGATTATAAAAAGAATTCGGAATCTCTCAAGAGAAAGATCACGAGCGACAAAACTGCTGGAAGcattgctgacagtgaatgtggAATAGGATTCTTAGATTTCTTCCAGTTAAAATCATCTGAGGGCAGGCACGACTCCGTCGAAGGAACAGAAGCAATACTTTTGAGGGATCAAGAAAATCAACTTTGCCACAAATCACaggactgacagtgaaacgcTTGTGTCGGCCATGACGGAGTTTCAAGAAGCCAGAGAGTCACATCCACAGCGACTGGTGCGGCAGAGCAAAAACTCTTTGGTCCGTCTTTCAgggttttggaaaaagtccGACAAACTGGCCAAAAAGCAAATAAAGCAAGCCGACCTGAAAGCTCGGAAGCGGCAGTTTGGCGAGCAATACATGGATTTACTCGAGAAGGACGCCGATCCAGAAGAGCTGGAAAATTGCTTAAATGAAGCCCTTCGTGAAACAGAGATTATTCGAAATGGCATCGACGCGCTCGAAGCCAGTATGGAACTCGTCAATGCCAAAACCCGCGAAAAGATCCTACCGACGCCTGAAAGTCCTGCCGAAAGGCAACAGATGTTTTCGGCCGTTGCGGCTAACGCCACTGGAATAGAATCAACGAACGTAGAATTGGACAAGGATTACGTTGCTGTTGTCCATCCCGCCGGACAAGGAAGTTAAGCTCTTTCACGGTAATTGCTGGTGTAAACATGTTTCTTCGTGATGTATACACCTTTGCATGGTGGGAACTGTACTTTTAGCGCAAGAATCGGAAACGAGCGCCTAGCCTAAATCTTTGGTTTTCGAAAGTTGCGACGGCTTATCAGTTCAGAATCTGATTTAAATCGTCCCCTGCCGCTTGTCCTTCGTTGTTTCCAATCCATCCCTTCTTTCGCGTTCCATCGTAAAATCCAATGTAGATATTGGTGTCTCCATACGATGTAAAGGAATAATTACTGGGCTGGAGTTCTTGTTTGatgctttcctttgccctCGTTCCAATTCGTTTTCACTGGATACTTTCCAAATTCCTCGAGCGAAGACCTGATTCAACTCGTAGCATGATGCTGAGTTGTACTGATCCGATATATGCAGCTGGAGACGGAAACTGATTGAATTGTCTTCTCCCGGAATGAGTCGATCCGACCGCAAACTGTGTACTTCTAAAATTAGGTCCCGCATACTTCGTTCAAGCTCCGGAAGCATCTGTGTAAAAGCGTCTTCTGATTCCACACCACTTGGCATTAAATTCTTAATACCGAGCCGGTATGCCTGAAGGTTCCGTCTTGACTGTAATTCTTCCTCATTCTCGGAGGTCAAGTAAAGAACAAGCTCATCCGCGGCATTTTCAATCAAAGCCGGTACCGCTACGGCAATCGTATCTCGAACGTATGAGACGACTTCAGGATGCCGACATACGTGACACCGAACTCCGAGAAAGCGTGTGGGTCCAAAAGTGTCCTTGGGATAAATGTGCTTATTGTATAAAATACTATGCGCCCAACATTCAAGAGTAGCACTCAGTAGGGCCTTCCACTGACTGTAGCTCTTGCGCATGAGCCATGACGAGGCGCTTCTAAAAGGAATCGTCGTTTTGTCGGATGTCGTCGCCATGGGTCAAGATAAGGCTTTGCCACGTGGATTGAGTAATACTGAAGACGTCTTTCCGTTTTTGCGGATATTGCTAATACCACACCCTGCAGGCTGTCCTTGGCATCCTTTACAGTCATCAGCTCGAAATGCATTGGGAAACCGCCTTTCGAAAcccattcactgtcaaaaggAGTCTGTGGCATGAGAAAACCTGAGGggaggacgacaacgagcAACGAACCTGTACCGAACAGAGAAAACTTCGTTGCTTTTGATTGGAAGTATCATGTCGACGATATTTCTCATGTCCGAAGATTCCTTTTAACAACCAGTCACGAGCTTGCACGACCCCCGTTGACGTGACCGAATGCATGTGTCGACGATGTTTCCTATCATTCCCGAAGTAATTCGTTGTGGCGAGTCTCAAGGCATCGTAGGTTGGCGAATTTACCACCCTGCAGACAGGCAGTATCACTCGGAAAAGTCGTCGGAGTCCTGTGACAAGAGCTCAATCCTCCTGTACAGAGAATTGCATCACACTCAGAGAAAAGCGGCATTTCTAGAGGCGAAACCTTGCTGCGTGAACCACCGAGGAGGTTCAAATTCATCGTATTCTACGAACTTCATCGACCATGGATCGTTTCGCCGCAATGATCATCCTGCTAACGGTGCTTGTAGTACGTTTCGAATATTAAGAATTTTTCAACGCCGTCATGTAAGGAATCTTACATATGCGAATTGCGTTCCCTCGGTTTCGTTTTTGCAGAGCACCGTCTTGTTCTTGTTGGCTCTGTTTTCGTTCGCTCCTGTGACATGCTCGTGCCTGGTGTCGCTTCTGTACAGTATGTACCTTTTCATGGCATACGAAGAGTCGGGAGTGCATCATGCTCAAGAGTTCGAAAATAGGTTTTGGACTATCTTTGCATTGCTATTGAGTACGGCACTTTTTTTCGCTCGGGATTCGCCACTAGCTTTCGGTTTGTGGAGTCCGACGCTTGGATTCATCGGTGTTCTGATATCTGGATATGCGATGCATCTGTGGGACAGATACTTACATCGGCTGGCTAtttcgcaacaaattcgGAATCTGGGCATGCGGCGGTCTACAACGGCGAATTCGTCACTGATGCGACTCAAGGACTTGGGCATCCCAGTGGAAGATCAACTAGCTCGAATTAACACATGCTTGCAGGATATTGATCAGCTTTTGATTCCTTCTACAATCAACAATTTCATAAATCAGCGGTTTATCTTCACAAAAGAACAGGAAATTATCAGCGTGTTTGAAGAGTGTGACGCTCGAGCTCTGAACTATCTTGTTTCACACGTCAAGCTTGGGCTACTATTTTACAAGATCAAAGATCATCGGAGTTTTAATGGGAAGCATCGAACAGCTCTCGTCACTCTTTTAGCTGTCGAGCGTTTGCCCATTTTGACCATCGTCTCACGAGTCATTGTGCTGCATAGCTTGCAATTACTCAAGCTTCGGGCCAATCCGAAAGCTGAATTTTGGGTCCGGAATATTCTTCTGAACACTCATCAAGACAACCTTTCCGAGCTCAAAACACTCACAGATACCAAGGGCGATTACTTCTGTATGAACAAACTAATATACGATGATATTCGCTCTGAAACCACACGACAAGACATTCTCAATCATATTCGTCGGGAAGCTGCCGTTCAGCAGACTCATATTCAAATGGGGACGAGGCGCTTGACGAAATACCGCATGCACGGGCAATTTCGGAAAGTCCTCTCTGACGTCGATGATACTCTATATTGTAGCGGGGGAATGTACCCCGCTGGAGTTGACAAAAGATATCCGAAAAAGGCTGTGTACCCTGGTGTCTTGGCCTTTTACCGTGAATTGGACCTCGGCACACAAGGACCTGAAGAATGGCAAGACGAGCACGTGGGAAACTTGGTTTTCTTGTCTGCTCGTCCACATGTATATAAAGATATGAGCGAAAAAGCGAATTTTGCTAAGTTTGAGAAGCTTAGAGCTCAAGGCGCAGATGGCCGCAAAGGCATGCACACTGTCCCAAGCTTGCTCGCTGGAGACCTGGCGTCAGGCACATCATACATGGTAACGAACGACTTTGAGCCACTAGCGCAGAAAAAATTTGACAACTTTCGACGCTATGTTTCTATATACCCAGAGTACCAACATGTGTTTGTCTGTGACAATGGACAAGGTGACGTGAGAGCCGGCGAGCTTATGTTTGACAGTTTCCCTTACGAGTTTCAGTCGCTATACGTCCATGTCGTTATGCCTATTGAAAAGACCCACGGATACTCTCCACAACGGTGGCGCCAGAAGGAGTTTATGCCGCATTTTTTTAGAACCTATCCGGAAGCGGCTCTTCATGCTGCAAGCCGAAATCCGCCACTAATACGGCTAGGGGGGCTTCAGCGCATCTGTCGTGATGCTGTAAAGGATTTTGAGCAAATAACAAACTGGTCAACTGAAGCTATGAAAGCGGAGCGAAGACTCGAGTTGAACCAAGCTGTTTGGCGAGCGAAttcttttttggaatggCATTATTTAGACCAGGTTGAACTCATTAAAGCAGAGTGTCGTTGGACGTTGGGACAAAGAGTACGGACCCCATATGGCATTGGGATAATTCTCGACTTTGACCCTGTTTTTGATCTATACGGAGTCGAGCTGGACTGGAGGCCTCTCGATATTCAGGTTATCGAACACTTGAAGAATCCTAGCAGCTCCATCATTCGACCAAAAGAAATAGCAACATCTAGTGGTCTTGGAGCCAAAAGATCTCTTTCGACTGTAgttgaaatggaaagcgaagAAGCTGATGACGAAGCTACATTGCAAATAAGTGTCGGTTTGCATCTTCCAAAGCGTCAAGAGGTTGGTGAGCCGAGTGCTGAGAGGCCCATAACTGACCGGCAACGGTCTGATAGATCAAGAATATCCACTCGAAAGGCATTGGGCACAAATGTTTTGTCTGAAAATGGTAACGTCCAGCAACAAAGAAGAGAAGTAGAATCCTCTATTCCAAATGACTTCCAACGTTTGAACCAGGAAACTAAAGCCAAGGCAATATCAGTAAAGGCACGAATCGGTGGAAGATTTATCTCTAAGCTTACTCCTCCTGTGCTGCCAAAGATCGACAAGGAGAAGGGTCGATCTATTTTTACATTTCTTGCTCCTGTTCAGGGTTCAGTACCTTTGGCTTTCAAGGAAGGTGACGAATGCACAACACCGTTTGGACCGGCTAGGGTTGCTCAATACCGGAGCAAGAATGagattgtcgtcgttgactTCATTGGTTGGTATGCCGTAGGTTATCTTGCTCAGCAAGATGTGAAGGTTATTCCTAAGAGTCTACTCAGATCTCTCTTTCGACAAATGAGCGCTAGCGAGGGATCGCAACGGCCTGTTGACTATTCTTCCTCTGACGGGACTGTAATAGCAACTCCTTTTGGACTGGGGAGCGTTGTTCGCCCCGTTGCTCCTCCCGGAAGAGACACTAAGCGAGCAGTATCGCCTACAGTTCGAATACGCTTAGAAAGTTGGACCCTTGCGAATGGCAACCATCCAGAATTATACTGCACAGTAGAAAACGCAGAAGAATGGAAGAAGAGCAAGTCAGATGAGACTAAGTCGATCTTTTCGGCCCTTGAAAACTTAGTTACATCGTCGAGAACGCTTTTCGAACCATTCCTGAGCAACAAAACTCCGACCAAAATCGAACCGAAATTTGAGCAGTACTACAAAGATTCAGCTTCTGTAACTACAATTTTTGGAGAAGGGGTAGTACACCGTTTTAGGTCAATTGATGGGTTCTATGAGGTTCATCTTACCCGGTGGATGCTCGCAAGCAATAAGTGCGCTACAGCTTTTCTTCGGAGAGAAAGCATCAATTACAGGATCGCAAATGGTTGCAAAGAGGGTTACCCCGTGCTGACTACTTTGGGGGCTTCCGGGACATTGGCATCCGTTGACCCCACTACAGGTGTGCATATCGTGACCGTCCCTACTGCAGGAATGATTTGCTATTTGCAGCCAGACCACATAGCACGTTCGCTGAAAGCGGCCGTTGGAGAGAATGTGTTGACCGCCTTTGGTGAGGGAAAGATTGAAACTTACAGTTTACAGAATGATACGTATACGATTATATTGGCTGGCTGGAGAGGAAAGCTTTTCGCGAAGGAAGTATCATTCGAGCGAGTTGGGGATGGTGTCCAAGATCGCGATGGCCCTTTTGGTGTCAATTGgcttttgcgctttttgttttttaGTTCGGCAAGAGGCCCTCGAAGTCGAAGCAACAGCCTCATCGGTGGAAGTCAGAGTAGTAGAAGCGTGACAAACGTTGACTAGTCCAATCTCTTTTTTCTATTTCTTCTTAAATAGCATTATAGCAGTGTCTTCGTCACCGTTACAAGTGTCCAACAACTGAAGGAACCCATGAACTTCCACGAGAGATCGAAGTTTGAATTGTCGCAATGGGCTATACCAGTAATTGTCTGTACTACCTTTTGTTTTTCCCGACTGGCGCTGAAAGACCCTCTTTGTCCAACCGGATGGCCAGTGTAAGGACTCATTGGGCACCCCTTCCCATATGAGAAGAGCAGGTGGCCTTCCACCATTAGATGCGAGTCCGCCTTTGGCCGTATAAACTGAGGTTTTGTCAGTCGGAGCTCTCGCGGCTTTTCTACTTGACTTTGAATTGTTTTGTTTTCTCGTAAGCTTTCGAgagtctttcgaaagatcAAGATTCGTTTCAAGTCGCCGATTCACTGGTTGTGCAATCGCATTGTCTCTCGTCTCAGCAATTTTGACTCTTCCTTTAAACTCATCCATAGACCTAACGCGAATTCCTCGTCGTACTGCGAATTCCATAAGGTCCAGCTCAAGATTCAGCATATCACATAGCCTCGTCAACGAATATTCGCGTGGGGTCACAAACTTTGAAGCGAAAGAGTGCACGACAAACGCAACTTGCCAAACTAGGTACCAAGTTCTATTGAGACCAAATTCCTTTCCAACCAAATGACTGGCGAATTTGGGAATGCTTGCTAGCGACGTCAGTGCAACGTTTTCGCAATCGTAGTTGCCGGAGCACATGAAGCATGTCTGCTCACAAGACTGATCATCGAACCATTCTGCAGAGTGTGACTCGAGCCCTGCTACCTCAAGGGCGTCATAATAGCCTAGACGACTCGCAACGGCTGCTATATAACCCTTTGGTGCAGTCGAATGGTCGAGGAAAAACGCTCCAGACAACTGCAGCTTCGACAGAGAAGCCTGCATTGACCCCGGCAGTACAAAACCTGGTTCAAGCCCGCAGTCAAAGGAAAGTTCGTCTAAAGTGGCTACCCGAACCTTTTCGCCCGCTTTTCCTGCTTCAGCGAAAAGCACAGCTACAAGGGATTGATCTTgcaattcctttttctccCCGGACGTCTGCGTCATGCTCGCGACTTGAAGAGAGAGGTTTTGGATGAGATCTCTCGCAATAGGGCACCACATAGAACTGTTCAGCGGCAGTACTATCACGTCCTTCAATTCGAAGCATACCTCTTCAACAAGCTCGCGTTCAAGGCTCCTGTATGTCACCTCCGCTTCACAATTTGATTGCTGCTTAATCAATTGAAGGTCATCAGTAAATGAAGACCACTGTAGCTCATCCAACAGCGACTCCGCGAAATCCAAGACTGGTAGCAAGGGAAAGTCGTCTGCGGAAGCTATGCAAAGATTTTCTCTCTGATCAGATAGTCTTGAATTGACTTTGTCTCGCAACCAATGAAGTCTTCTTAAAGCCACCCACTGTTTCGAAGTCAAAGCCCCCAGGGTCTTTGATTCCGCCGAAAATACTTCTGACTTCAAACTGTTAATTGGTTGCCATATCTCTTCTTTGATAAAGAGAAGAATCTCAAACAAGTCAACGAAAGCCGTCATGTCCACCAAGTGTATAAAATCGTCGCGTTCGTCAAAGTTTCTGGAAAGCTGGGTTGGAAACGAACAAATGTCGCTCTTCAGTGTACCGTGAACGTTCCGCCATCCGTAGCCGTGACGCTCGCGCACGGCTTCGTAGCCTTTTTTATAGTTTGTTAAGAGCTCGATGGTTTCTCCTTGTTTCATAGCATTGTCGACCTTGATGTAATATGTGCTACTCCTTCCGTCTCTATTCATTATAAAAACGTTTTGCTGTCGGGATCCACTGTATCCAATTTCATTCACATACATGGGCAAGTTCTTTCGCGCAGTCTCGTGCGGTTCACCAGTTGAGTCGCTGGTGATGTCAAGGATTTGGACGTGATTGTAGAGCGGCTCCGCCGCTTCAAAGGGCCACTCTTGCGGGGAAAACGACAAAATCCAATTTTTTGCAGTAAAAAGAGGCTCAATTTTGCGATCTGGGAAGGTGATAAGCACTGACAGTCAGATTTTTGCTGTCTAGCCCTCTCTGCGAATGAGATTCAAACTTACCCTCAGGTCGGAATGGTCCGTATAGTCCAAGTTCAATAGAACCTTCCTTTGAAGAATACTTTATTCCCTTGTCCAGGACGTAGTCAATCTCCCGATACTTTCCAAGAAAACCTATGCCGTCTGGAATTGGCTCCTCACCAAAATCGTAGTGGAGGTCTTCGCCTACCAGCTTCAAATTGAAAATTGTGTTCGAGTTGTCGTGAACTCCTTTAAGGTTTGTCATGGTTTCAGCTACGTATGCCTTACCGTGAGCTGAATCCAAATCGGAACCAGTCAAGCCTAACGATGTTCTACAACCATTTGTTGCAACAAATTCAAGGTCGC harbors:
- a CDS encoding predicted protein, with the translated sequence MYLFMAYEESGVHHAQEFENRFWTIFALLLSTALFFARDSPLAFGLWSPTLGFIGVLISGYAMHLWDRYLHRLAISQQIRNLGMRRSTTANSSLMRLKDLGIPVEDQLARINTCLQDIDQLLIPSTINNFINQRFIFTKEQEIISVFEECDARALNYLVSHVKLGLLFYKIKDHRSFNGKHRTALVTLLAVERLPILTIVSRVIVLHSLQLLKLRANPKAEFWVRNILLNTHQDNLSELKTLTDTKGDYFCMNKLIYDDIRSETTRQDILNHIRREAAVQQTHIQMGTRRLTKYRMHGQFRKVLSDVDDTLYCSGGMYPAGVDKRYPKKAVYPGVLAFYRELDLGTQGPEEWQDEHVGNLVFLSARPHVYKDMSEKANFAKFEKLRAQGADGRKGMHTVPSLLAGDLASGTSYMVTNDFEPLAQKKFDNFRRYVSIYPEYQHVFVCDNGQGDVRAGELMFDSFPYEFQSLYVHVVMPIEKTHGYSPQRWRQKEFMPHFFRTYPEAALHAASRNPPLIRLGGLQRICRDAVKDFEQITNWSTEAMKAERRLELNQAVWRANSFLEWHYLDQVELIKAECRWTLGQRVRTPYGIGIILDFDPVFDLYGVELDWRPLDIQVIEHLKNPSSSIIRPKEIATSSGLGAKRSLSTVVEMESEEADDEATLQISVGLHLPKRQEVGEPSAERPITDRQRSDRSRISTRKALGTNVLSENGNVQQQRREVESSIPNDFQRLNQETKAKAISVKARIGGRFISKLTPPVLPKIDKEKGRSIFTFLAPVQGSVPLAFKEGDECTTPFGPARVAQYRSKNEIVVVDFIGWYAVGYLAQQDVKVIPKSLLRSLFRQMSASEGSQRPVDYSSSDGTVIATPFGLGSVVRPVAPPGRDTKRAVSPTVRIRLESWTLANGNHPELYCTVENAEEWKKSKSDETKSIFSALENLVTSSRTLFEPFLSNKTPTKIEPKFEQYYKDSASVTTIFGEGVVHRFRSIDGFYEVHLTRWMLASNKCATAFLRRESINYRIANGCKEGYPVLTTLGASGTLASVDPTTGVHIVTVPTAGMICYLQPDHIARSLKAAVGENVLTAFGEGKIETYSLQNDTYTIILAGWRGKLFAKEVSFERVGDGVQDRDGPFGFGKRPSKSKQQPHRWKSE
- a CDS encoding predicted protein; this encodes MATTSDKTTIPFRSASSWLMRKSYSQWKALLSATLECWAHSILYNKHIYPKDTFGPTRFLGVRCHVCRHPEVVSYVRDTIAVAVPALIENAADELVLYLTSENEEELQSRRNLQAYRLGIKNLMPSGVESEDAFTQMLPELERSMRDLILEVHSLRSDRLIPGEDNSISFRLQLHISDQYNSASCYELNQVFARGIWKVSSENELERGQRKASNKNSSPVIIPLHRMETPISTLDFTMERERRDGLETTKDKRQGTI
- a CDS encoding predicted protein — its product is MPDTSLNDKLSDAASSDSDVEFVCVRQRVTSIEDGRDVYYSVPLTNTTTSSSLSASKTKPGVEGTKASANGGNSIVRARPSRGRLQSRNPFTTNAHIPYAKSLASTVTSHSLRPGSAADQAILLEDSSGEDEDADGLESSNGSEKHSVNSKQLIVHDSSESEGDYEEWDRQKQNLKYSPNSRAHYPSANNPSNGDHGISQHGYRHLQRLARDDDHQMTSTGDPQRRNVETKAGQSLLFIDSEPLIEVNDDDDESDENLMDDCHFQRMLLSSPTQRPSTREEVKAQRRLVAQTIGSPNRSTPARRCNEAVIQSPSRTLWVSHSQRRKSMKNEPSPAAQPKLGLIRQRTSPAKARVNLTQPPKIGRSNRALFKDDREKPATPKKTQRQYHLEKSQEEKRLLQELRQIARAPQMREELRSNPTIASGVDETRGVSPQDQNGEKEGSSEGKKFSDTALRTLMSENDSELSSHGSKIGTSGSGDGATVSLEQLDLEWGLDENENDASAQKIEVVFEDDSTVESRQESNILSVEDQSALSQQRRLWKSQRLSAYFGSYEGVMPLLEVQNTHDDIPPVDVDTELPETMHFVKHLCKSRIGSTTGLPIWDFVVHGGCDNILYCFTVKAKQSRIPQSGNGLFFTFNKALQLKPQFAALAGESLKQRVYFEAECNRDLEFVATNGCRTSLGLTGSDLDSAHGKAYVAETMTNLKGVHDNSNTIFNLKLVGEDLHYDFGEEPIPDGIGFLGKYREIDYVLDKGIKYSSKEGSIELGLYGPFRPEDRKIEPLFTAKNWILSFSPQEWPFEAAEPLYNHVQILDITSDSTGEPHETARKNLPMYVNEIGYSGSRQQNVFIMNRDGRSSTYYIKVDNAMKQGETIELLTNYKKGYEAVRERHGYGWRNVHGTLKSDICSFPTQLSRNFDERDDFIHLVDMTAFVDLFEILLFIKEEIWQPINSLKSEVFSAESKTLGALTSKQWVALRRLHWLRDKVNSRLSDQRENLCIASADDFPLLPVLDFAESLLDELQWSSFTDDLQLIKQQSNCEAEVTYRSLERELVEEVCFELKDVIVLPLNSSMWCPIARDLIQNLSLQVASMTQTSGEKKELQDQSLVAVLFAEAGKAGEKVRVATLDELSFDCGLEPGFVLPGSMQASLSKLQLSGAFFLDHSTAPKGYIAAVASRLGYYDALEVAGLESHSAEWFDDQSCEQTCFMCSGNYDCENVALTSLASIPKFASHLVGKEFGLNRTWYLVWQVAFVVHSFASKFVTPREYSLTRLCDMLNLELDLMEFAVRRGIRVRSMDEFKGRVKIAETRDNAIAQPVNRRLETNLDLSKDSRKLTRKQNNSKSSRKAARAPTDKTSVYTAKGGLASNGGRPPALLIWEGVPNESLHWPSGWTKRVFQRQSGKTKGSTDNYWYSPLRQFKLRSLVEVHGFLQLLDTCNGDEDTAIMLFKKK
- a CDS encoding predicted protein gives rise to the protein MRPTRILCSINDRLRMEASPKLLLPMPSLLERLGSAMQGVWSSVVDEQSREAFEAATEDKVINNDVLMNANNGSVLSFALFHNLQNPLWSDYSFDSKQFLNAVGPALENFFDTTETLRNQTRASEEEKKNLDEIEKQSETELKVDISGDMTSLSEALLGTNQWRKRAESDPQSLEGQLWKMSTPQSFSASYYVTKFGLLGMLLDPERKVYEEGSCRVGGVALLDARVMIVEDKNKEIGEHEEFEASETLKKDIPVAAQIDVLCEVSYTFSTAKHANSPDDKETVTDLAVAVFEGWLNGGPEKQLRWRVAMLRSAYEFPYTAQASH